The Tripterygium wilfordii isolate XIE 37 chromosome 18, ASM1340144v1, whole genome shotgun sequence nucleotide sequence TTTAATTgtcttcttttaaaaaattgagaACTTCAATTTCTGTGATAGCTGAGATTTATAAAGGAAAAACAAATCATGGTAGACTTACAAAACTCATCAGACATCTAGTTACTTGtcaatcattgattataaaagGTTAATTGGAGACATTAATGCATACGTCATAAGCTTGATGTTCATTTTCATAAATTGCTTCTGAGAATCGGTGTGCTATTTAGTTTGTGAGTGGCAATCATGATGAATTCAAGCATGATGGTCAAGGAGAATAAGTTTTTGTGTTAGACAAAATTGTTTGTGTTGCAGGAAGCATGATCTTGCAGAATAGAGCTGGATATTCTGAAAATGGTGAAAAACAGATGGGAAATGGATCACTTGCGTCCGTACACCTTTGCACTGTTTCGGGTATCTGGGTGTGACCATAGAAGTTGACCATTGCTTGAGTTAGCACTTTGACGACCGATGATCCATATGGCCTCACTGAGCTATTTCTGTTATGGTTCTTAGTTAGGAAGCGTGAACATGTTTATGGTTTGTGTTGAAAAAGTAATAATTGAACCCCAGTCAAAACGAAGTTAAAAACACGGGCACACCGACACTTTTTTGGATATATGGTTTGCATTGTTCTCCAAATCTTATGTAATGCATTCAATGCGGGAATAATTGAAGAATATGTTGTAAGAGTGTTTTGCTGAGATACGCATTGTAGACCTTGGATGGACTACTCTTCCATGTGTATTAGATTGAGATATTCATAATAGTGTGAAAATGTAATATCAcagtcaaaacacaaaaactaATGTTGGTTGATTCGTCTGATTATACTAGAGATTACGAACGTGCCAGGAGTATATTGATCATGAAGGCATTTCGCAGCAATCACTGGTGATAAATACTCCAAAGTACCACAAGCGGTACATCTTGCCAGGCAATTATGCTTATAAATTCCTTtcattattattactatttgTTTTGGTATTATCAATCTTCACCACGTATTATGCGGGGGAAAGTCTACGTACATCTTACCTATCCCCGAACTTGGccattgtgggagccttgtgcacataagttgtttaccttttttattaTCAATTTTCGCTCTTTTGCCTAATATTTTGTGACTTTCAATCCATGTTCAGTTGGGGAGACCGTGGATGGCACCAACTGTACTAAACTGAAATACCAAGGCTGCAGCCTAGACGATGAAGACGACTGGCATCAATTTAGAAACGGTACCCTGCTCAATCTCCGATATTTCAATTTGTTATTCATCTTGGACAAGATTATGATGTAATTTGGCTCTTCTGATGACCTGCTTGTTTCCCCGAAGCTGTTCGAACTACAATTCAGGAAATGCCAACATCAACATCTGTTGGGTAAtaattttagtttctttttctaAAGCGTTGAACAACTAATAACGTAACACTTAGCCATGCCACATGAAGAATAACATTCTTATAATTTTACTCACTGCAGAAGAGGACGTTCTCCATCACCTTCTCTACATCCTCCTCAACGAGCTGCTCCTCCACAGCGTTCCGCTACTTTTTCCTTCACTTCCACCATGGGAAGAGAAGAACTAGGTTTATATACTAACTGTTTGATCTATAAGTACATTATTTTCTCTCCTGTTTCATTTAAACTAATTTGATGATGAGCCAATTATGATAGTATCTTCTGTGTTTTTAGACAAGCATACTGTTTCTCCACGCCGGTTTCCACTTTTACGATCTGTGTCAAGTAGGCCAAAAACTCCAAACTCTAGCAGGCCGACCACTCCAAATATGCCAGCTAAATGGGTGAGCATGGCTTTATCTTATCTGTCTTATGCATTATAAGTTGAAGAACAGTTGCAAATGAATCATGCCATTAAGAGATTAGAGATTGGTGCCCTGATTGTTCTGCTTGTTTTGCCTCATTCCCTGTTTCAAATGGTTGGCATGTAAAGATAATTTGTAGTTTTCTTTGTTCATCTTCATTTACGTAAAACTTCGATAACCAACTCTTTGGACCTTTTCCCCCTGATAATACCAGTATCCTTCAGAACCCTGGAAGTCAGCTTCAATGCACATCCAGGCTGAAAGAGAAAGCCCCAAAGAAAGTGAGCAAATTCCAAGCAAAAGTAAACGTCTTCTCAAAGCATTGCTTAGCCGGCGTAAATCAAAGAAGGATGACATGTTAGACACTTACTTGGATGAATACTGAGGAAAATTAAAACAGCGCAGGAAAAGGAGCCAGGCTGCAGGAAATGTCTGTGGACTTGGAAtataatttttcctttttttttcgatactcaattattattttcttactTCTTTACATTTTAGTTTTCTCTACAACGGATTAATCTCATTGTGTATCTTTATATTTCTTTGCAAGTGTTGCATAACCTGTCTACCGATCGATATGGAGTCAGAGAGAGAGTGTTCTTTGTATTGAATCTTTACTAGTCTGTTTTTATGGTTCTTCATACATGTCATCCAACTATTATTGGAGTCATTATTAACAATTCCTACTGTTCGGGATGCAATTATTTTTAGGGCTATTTATTTATTGACAATTTAATTGGGAATAACCGAATAAGCAAATATATGTATGAAATGAGCTTAGGAACAATAATGGAGTCGTTCATTTCACAATAAGAGGAGAGCCAGCCACTGATTAGTTAAGTTTATAATTGCTCATCACGATGCCATTTTCTGACCAAATTCTTCAAGTGTTTTTGTAGCAAGCGTAAGGACGTCAACCAAAGCTGACAACGACGCACGAAGAAATCTTGCCTCCACTGCCTCAAAGTGACTGTAAAAAGACAAGGAAACAAAGGTTTTGTTAATCCAAAATAGAAAGACCATGAAACTGCAAGCTTGGTGTGCTCAAACGAAAACCTAAACCCACCAAGACTCCTCCAAAAGGTAAAGGGAAAAGAATATACATAATATTGCAGAGATGACTATACAGAATGACTGAAAAGGTGAACAAATCCCGTGCACAAAGACTCCAGCAATGAGCGGGAGCGGGAGCGGGATTTAGGGTTAGAAATCTTATAATTTTAGCTTCTCCGCTCGGTGCTTGCTTATTATTGAGATGGTTGTTCTTCTAGAAATCATCTAGATATAAAATTACTTACTTTTTTGATCAAAGTCATGCCAACTAACAATTGCCAATTCAAAGAAAGATACTTACACTGAAAGCTTCCCATCAGAGACTGTCATTTGCCTTTGAACCTTATCTGGTTGCAACTGCATTTCGGAATTGAATGGAATGAGTATAGAGTTAGTTAAAATAGAGGCAACAAACCAAATGCTGGTCTTAGAATCAATAATTAGCCTCACCTCCTTATCAACGGCTAACGCAGCATAGACAATTGAAGCATTCTCTTGCGACTGAAAATCTACTTCAAAGTCACTGCAGGCAAAAACACTTGAAGACTAAAAAAACAAGGCTGCAATGTGTTTCAAGAGGAAATAGCTTGATATCTTAACCGAGACCAAAACAGCGGATGGTGATTTGATATAAACTTTGCTAATCCATTCTCACATTCATATCCACTGTTTCAGAAAACAACCCTTTGTGCCCCTTCTAATTTGTACAGGTAAAAATTTTGATAATGGGAAAAAAAGGAACAACCCCcaagaaaaaaaaccctaagTGAACAATGCATAAGCACAGTTTTTAACTCATACAAACTTCGTTCCCAAAACACAAATTTGTAAATTTTATCCAACAATCCAACTGCATCTCAAATCACTACTTGCATCATACATAACGTTCTGAAAATCATTTACAAATGTAGCATAATACAAAATTCAATACCATTACACAGCCAATTATATAAACTGATATGTGAAAATTAAAGCAAGTTTCCCCATATATAAACGAAGTCAAACAAGAGTTTAAGCACATTCATGGTTACTAAATTGGATGAAACAACTCCAGAACCAAACAAGATCTTCACAAAACTGCATATTGAAACTAAATGTATCAAAGCTTCCAAATATTTTGAACAGAAATCATTGTATCACATAAATTTACATCTCCTACAAGTAGACAAACCCATCAAAATGCTCAATCCAAAGACGTAAAGAGAGAGAGTACCAGCTGAATTCCCATTGACTTTGATAATGTGAAGCCATGGAAGCAACGGTTGCAGCCGCCACTTCTCCTCCCTCCTCGAAGACACAACAAAAACTGTAAGTAACCGTAAAATCCGAAGGACGAATGTTGTGCGGCTCTAGCCGGTGTAGGGTTCTAGTTTCTACGACCTctactttgaaatttttttttaaagaatggGCTGGCTTGACATGGGCCTTTCCAGCCATAGTATTGGGCCTTTCTTTCTGCTTGACTCGGCAATGAGCCCAAACACTCTTGTGCTGCCTGCTTTCATCCGTTGATGGTTGTCTTTCCCTGCATTTGAACAGAACGAACACCGACATTTGAACACAAAACCCCTAGACCTTGTGAAGCTTCAGTGTCCAAGTATAAAGGAACTAATCTGGAACATTGACGTCAAAGGGAGGTTCCAAGTTGGGAAGATTTTTGAATCTGATGGAGAGATCTAGATCTAAACGGAACTATTACTACGACCAGGAATATGATGCCGATATGGGTAAGACCAAACCCAGGTTCAACCACCACCATGCGGGCCCGCCTCCCAATAACCGCCGCGGTGGTCGGCAGTCGAAACCCCAGGACTCTCCCATCAACGTGACTACAAGCTACCGAATTCTTTGCCACGACATGAAGGCAGGTGGCGTGATTGGGAAGTCTGGGAGCATCATCAAGTCCATAAGGCAGCATACCGGCGCCTGGATCAACGTACACGAATTGATCCCTGGCGATGAGGAGCGGATTATTGAGATTTCCGATACGCGCCGACGGGACCCGGATGGGAGAATGCCATCATTCTCTCCCGCACAGGAAGCTCTGTTTCTCATTCACGAGAGGATATTGGAGAGTGACGCGCAATTTCCGTGGGTTGGGTATGGTGGGAACGAGGAGGAGGAGtacggaggaggaggaggagggagaggAGGGAATGCTAATCGAGTGGCCACGAGGCTTGTGGTGTCGAGGATGCATGTGGGTTCCTTGTTGGGGAAGGGAGGGAAGATAATTGAGCAAATGAGGATGGAGACAAAGACCCAGATTAGGATTCTGCCTAGAGATCACAACCTGCCGCGTTGTGTTTCAGTGTCAGAGGAGATTGTTCAGGTTGGATAAACAAAAATGACCCGAGACTTTTGAAACTGTTTTGGTGTTATTTGCTGAGAATGTGGGTGCATGCAGTTTTAACTTCTAAGTGAAAATCTTGATTGAACTTGGGAGTTATTGCATTGCGGAAAACTCTATATTTCTTTATATGCATTAAGTTCATGGAGTAAATTCGCGATTAATGTTGTGAACTCAGTTGACATCcagaaaattaaagataaaaagacACCGTGAGTTACAAGAGATGAAACTGAATTGCCTTTAAATAATTTGTTTCCAGAAGTATCATTGATTTTGTTAGGGAGATGATACCGTagataacctttttttttttcggcaATATTGAATCCATGACTTTATGGCTGATAGAATGGTTCAAATTAGCTCCAAGAGAAACACAGGCTTATTTGTGTTTCGAATGGCATCTCTAGTTCATTGATAAGGAACTATGGGAGATTGGTCTGCTAATCTAAAatctgtatatatattgaaataatgttgatacttgatacttGTCTGTCAAGAGTTGAACACTACAACTTTATGAGTCGCATATTGTCCTCTCCTCTGGCACGTATAAATTCACTTGGGAGTCTGATTTTGAAAAAACCCTCAGTTTTGCTTAGGCAGTTATGGATGCCCATGATAGCACTTTGTGATGCTATCATGTTCTTAATTTGGTTGAAGTTGTCGTATAATTTATACCCGATGCCTATGCGATACTAGTTTGGTATGTTTGCGTCCTACATGGGCCATATGAGATCTGAGTGTGTATGCATTATACTCCTATATTATTGATAAGTTATTCTTAGTAAAATTTATGCGAAATGGACACTATTATGCAGACTTCTACTGGAGATAGATTCATTTTCAAGGCCTGCCAATCATATCACATGTTTTTCGTACATAGTTACAGTTATGAATATTCAGTTAATAGCATGGAGTAAAGAACTTGTTGGGGTATAACATTCTGTTCCCTCCGATCTgtagttttttttaatgattatcTCTGTAATATTGCATAGATTCCCTTAgtccaagaaaaacaaagaaaagaaaagcatagATTCCGTGGTTCTGGATCATTCATTCTTGCCCATAAGTGGTTCTTCTTCATTAGTGCATCTTAAAGTCATAGTTCTACATGGCTGAGAATGTTTTATCATTAGCTAGTTTTTGTGGAAGCAAATTAGTTACTCTGCAAGACTACAATTTGCATGCAGAAGAGTTGAAAGCTTTAAATCACTATCAAGAAATGTATGGTTTTCTTCCCCTTTCCTTTTGATAAAAAATGTTCGAAGTTGCATATTCCCTTAAACTTTATATCTTATTTTGTTGCTCAGATAAATAGTGTTGATTCTGCTCACCAGGTTGTAGGTGATATGAATTCTGTGAAGAATGCCATAGAAATTATTTCATCACGCTTGAGAGAGAGTCAACATCGTGATCGCAGTCATTTCCATGGACGAATACATTCTCCTGAACAAGTGTTCCCTCCTGATGATGATTATATTCCTCTTATTAATAACACAGCACGGCGGTCATCCATGGATGGGCCCCATTTTGGACCGCGATTATCTGCTGCCGGTTACAGAAATAATAATTATGGCCATCGTCCATCTGGTTATGCAATTGAATCTGGGGTTGTTCCAGTTATTGCTAATGCACAGACCTTTTATGGTGAGGACTTGGTGTTCAGAATTCTCTGTCCTATTGACAAGGTCGATAGAGTTGTTGGAGAGACAGATGGTATACTAGACTTACTTCAGAATGAAATTGGGGTGGATGTTAAGGTTGCTGATCCCGTGGATGGGTCAGATGAACAAATAATTATCATTTCTTCTGAGGAGGTGCTTGTCTTTTTGTTGAATAGTGGAGTTACTGTTTCTGTATGATTAGTTGGCTCTAACTTCATTTTATTGTACTTTTTGTCTGTAACTAGGGTCCTGATGATGAGCTCTTTCCTGCTCAAGAAGCTCTGTTGCATATCCAAACGCGCATTGTTGATCTAGTTCCAGATAAAGACGGTATTATTACAACTAGGTTGCTTGTTTCATCCAGTGAAATTGGGTGTCTAGAGGGAAGAGAGGGATCATTGTCCGAGATGAATAAATTAACTGGCGCAAACCTACATATTTTGCCAAAGGAAGAACTTCCTGGATGTGTCTCGGCAACTGATGAACTTGTACAGGTTGGTCCATTTGACCTACCCATTGGCTAAGGAGACTGGACATTTTAGATCTTTGGAATTAATGTAATTGATAATACTTATTTCACGTAATTCGGAATGGTAGATCATGGTGGAATTTCCTCATTTTCACGATTTTATGTTACTGAGCAATCTCAAAGTGCATCTAGTTGTACTATCATTGGCATTGGCTCTCTCATCCACATGCACATACTTCTCTCAGTTGTTCTTGTGATTTATTTATGCTGCTGTGCTTTTGGGTTAGTACATTCCACCTTCAGTTGTAATTTATGCTGCAGATTGTAGGTGAGATAAAAGCAGCCCGTGATGCTCTTGTTGAGGTGACGTTAAGGCTACGGAGGGAGTTGTACAGGGAGTTCTTTCAAAAGGATACAATTCCCTCAATTTCTGCACCAGGTCCTGTTGGAAGCACTTTATCAGTGGAGACAGCTTCCCCAAATAACATAACTCCAGCTCATGGTGGTCTTACTGGTAGCGGTATAGCTCCTACAACATATCAGAATATTCAAATCACTGCAACGGCTCAGCCATCAAAGGTTTTCCTTAtacctgatttttttttcctcctgttAATGTTagtttgtcttttcctttttgcCCCCAATCATTTGCTACTTGTTTATGTTTTCGACGCTTCAGTATCTACCCTCATTTCCATAGTTTTCTATATGGGAAATGGAACAGCCAGCCAAACTTTTCCTTGCTCAGAATTGTGAAAATTAAGTTAAACTTGTCAAATTAGCGTCAAAGTGGGAGCTTGTAAATGATCATGAACTCCTTTTGAGAACCATTTGCATGTTTTAAATATAGATTACTCATAACTCAATCTTGAAGTTCCTATTagtcactctttttttttttttctctaagaaCTTAGCCCTCATTTTGTAGGAAGCTGGAGGATCTGCTGGTGAAACAGTGAAGCAGATCGAGACTGAACGCCGTGAAGATGCGCCAGTTCCTGTGAGTAGGTAATCAGTTGTTGCTTCATTTGGCAGTATTCAGACCTGCTATACATTATAATTTTATAACGGAtagtgataggattgtcccacatcggaagatgtgggagctaaggtgttgtttatatgGGGGAgctatgggcctcccttagtacccaaggttttcttgGACTGAGGGGTCTTGGATACATCCGGCCCATATGGAcgcgactctatcaatggtattgGAGCGTACGatcttgttgtgccttcaaATTGGGGCCGCACCtacggagtggccggccatggtacTCAACCCACGGGGGCAAGGGCCCTGCGGAGGGGctggccatggtgctcgaccaacgccCAGGTATTATAGGATTGTCcgacatcggaagatgtgggagctaaggtagCTAAGGTATTATAGGATTGTCCGACAacggaagatgtgggagctaaggtatTATAGGATTGTCcgacatcggaagatgtgggagctaaggtagCTAAGGTATTATAGGATTGTCCGACAacggaagatgtgggagctaaggtgttgtttatagggggaggtatgggcctctcttagtacccaaggttttctagtatgggctgggaggccttgggtacagccggcccatatgagtggatgtcggttgggccttgggtgctgaacttgtatgggcgcgactctatcagACAGACATTGTGGTCAGAGTCATCCTTATTTTGTATAACTCCATTTTCTGTCAGAATACCTGTACCCCTCATCACTAGGAGTACATTCGAAGTTGTGATACCAGATTATGCAGTTCCCAAGCTCATAACCaaatccaaaaacaagcttGCACAGATCAGTGAGGTGAGACTACTTTGTGGTTAGTTACCCGTTCAGCTAGTTTTCTTATCTAAATGCATGCACGTCGTGTGAACAGATATCTGGAGCCAATGTGACGGTGGTAGAAGATAGGCCAGAGGTAACACAAAAGATAATCCAAATATCTGGCACTCCGGAACAGGCAGAAAGAGCCCAAAGCTTGCTTCAAGGATATTTTTTGAGCAGTaagtttctttcttctttatatGTATGTGTAGGAAAATTTCTTGGTCCATACTTGAACCATTTTATTTGAGCAGTGCAAGAAGATGGACCTTAAGCTAGCTTGAGAAATGTGCAGTCTGGAAGTCAGAGATGATTAAAGAAGGAGAGCCCCATTCAGATTTTGGCTATCACCGGCTTTTGTTGATGTATAATCCTGCAACTGGTGGAGCTTTAAATTGCGAGGGGAGCGTCTAACACCATTTCTAGATTACTATGTTATAGGAAATGGTTCGGGTGTACATGTGACATAAGGAACTCGCATCATGTTTTGTTGTGCAATTTTCCTGTATGAATACGGAATTGcatttggtttgtttgtttgtttgtttgttgttgtGTATGAGGAAGTCCagaatttgaaatttattttgtaaatcGAGACACAAGAAGAGGGCTCTCTGTTATTAGTTAGCTTGGATTGAGAACAACTCTTTCTAATTGGTTCACGCATTGCAGCTAATGTGTGTGGCGAACTTCCGTTAGTTGGGAATGGTTGTTTCATGTCATATAGAGTTGGGATGAAATGAGGGTCATATTTTGGATATGTAGCATTGCTCTTTTTTATTTCGGGATAAGCTCACTCAAATGCTCCCCTACTTTAATACAATACACTTAAGAGTGTATTTGATTACagtttttaaaaatgttttctGTTATGGAAAACAAAAGTAAGTGTGAAAACCAATCACCATTCTTGTATACTTTAGGCATGGCTTAAAAGTAATTTGCTTGACATGACCTTGCCGCGTCATCATCAAAcctaaagaaattaaagaaacaaCGGCTGTAGACGATCGcgcctcccttcccttccctatCTGCAATCTTATGGTTAAAAATCGGTTAAACATAGAGTGGCTTCAGCTTCAGTGTCTTATCTTTCACTACCACTAACCGCCACTCGTTCCCTCTAAACGCTTTCCCGGACGCAGTGGCGACTCGCGCAACTCCTCCAATAGATGGCGCTTTTGAGCCCTCAGTTGCAGAGATTCCTCCTCACGAAGCTCCACCACCGCAACAAcaacaaccacatcaacaattCCAAAACTAGCCTCCTCACCAGACGAGCTAGAACCCAATGCTGCTCCGCGATTGCCATCGACCCGCCGTCTTCTTCACTAACCGGAGTCTCGGGGATCCGCTGGGGGTCCACGAGCTTGAAGGGTGCACGAGATGAGATGGAGGACGACGTAGTTGTCCGATCCGACGGACTCGAGGGGTTCTCCTTTGCCGCTGTCTTTGATGGCCACGCAGGGTTCTCTTCAGTCAAGTTCCTCAGGTTCAGATAGAACATTCTtcgattttgaattttctttaaaatttctGAGTTAAATCTTTTGATTTGAGGAAATTGCAGGGATGAATTGTACAAGGAATGCGTGGCGGCTTTACAAGGTGGATTCCTATTGCGCGGGAAGGATTTCGTTGCCATAAGAAAGGCTTTACAAGAGGCTTTCGAAAAAGCTGATAAAAAGTTATTGGAATGGTAAGCTATTGTTGCATACATTATTTCTTTGTGTATTCTCTACaggcttcatcttctttggattCCGAGTCCTTATGTGAGTTTGGATAATGTTTCAATTCGTAAAGGcttgaaataaatggagaagaagatgaatcCGGTTCAACAGCCACTGTTATGCTCCTTGGAAAGgatactttgtttatttcaCATATTGGTGACTCGTGTGTGGTATGTTACCAATTCTAGGGCTTCTCAAAATATTCATTTCGCCTAATAGTAACTCTTAATTCCAAGCAGACTATGATGACTGGGTAGGATAAGATATTATAGTTCTTCGTATTTTCTCAGTGTATACATCGATGCAGGTGCTATCACGTTTTGGAAAAGCAGAAATGCTGACTGATGCTCATCGACCTTATGGAAGCAGTAAAGTCTCTCTTCAAGAGATCCGTAGAATCAGGGAAGCAGGTGGATGGGTGTGTTTTTCTATTCTTTGCAACCTCATATTCTTCTTAAGATTCTCTTCTAATTTTGAGTTACTATCTAATATTAACTAATTGGTGATGTTGTTTCTTGCTACAATGTCAACAGATAGTCAATGGAAGGATTTGTGGAGACATTGCTGTATCACGTGCTTTCGGTGACATGCGATTCAAAACCAAGAAGAATGAGTTTGGTCCTTTCATCTCTTCCTttctattatatattatttgattttcttgttccAGTTTTAACATATTTAGAGTACTGTATCTATGTTTCCTAACACTTTTGGATGTTCCACATGTAAATAGGATGCTGAAAAAGGGAGTCAAGGAGGGAAGATGGTCTGAAAAATTTTGTTCTAGGTAGGAAACTTGTTATGTTTTCCAGTAATTTGTCTTTGTGAGCCTTAGGAGATGAATTTATAACTCAAATTAGTTGTGCATCGTTCTTTACACGATTTATGCATGGAGGTGGCATTGATCTCTGGAAACAGATGGAAATTTCCCAACTCATAAGTCAATGGCAGGACTGTACAATCAAGTCTGCCTGATGTTAGCATGTAATCCCCAAGAAAAGTCCATCCCTGTGCGTTTGGCACAAATTGGACTGACCAAGCCTGCTGTGTGATTGCCATCAATAATAGGACGGATAAGGAACTAGTTAAATGTCACTATCTACTATCATTTTATTCTCTGTATTCGTATTTCAagtatgttttcttttattaaatacGATCTTGATGAATTGGATGTACGGAGTGGTAGCAATTTGGTATAGTATCTCTAGTTTTTACAGGTCTCAATCTGGGAAACATGGCGCATCCATCCTTTTATTGTTACTCCTGATTATGTACAATGAAGGAAAAACGCTAAATTATCTTCTGTCCTAGATTTGAAAAtggataaaataatattaaaacatcTTGATGGGATGATCATGATACTTCTCATGAATTCAAATTCTTGTGAAGATGTGCCATAAACTATTTCTCTCATGTAGATCATTAACTTATTGCCAGAGTTTGGAATTTACTAGTGCCATTACAGCGATCACATTTTATGTTGTGTCAGAATACAGTTCAACGGGGACTTGGTCGTCGCCTCTCCAGATGTCTTTCAAGTATCTATTGGTTCAGACGCAGAATTTTTACTGTTAGCATCTGATGGTTTATGGGATTACATAGACAGGTTTGCTACACAATCTTTTATTATTCTAGGACAGTACTATAAATATCTTTCAAATTAGTGATCAATCATCCCATTTAATTATCTGTTGCAGCTCAGATGTGGTTTCTTTTGTCAGGAATCAACTTCGACAACATGGGGATGTTCAGGTATACATTTTGTTTTTCACCTAGTTATTGATTCCCTTGCAGTTCTCACACAGAAGGTAGTTATATTTATATCCGTATTTATCTTTATGATGTTTATATTATCATTCAGTTctaactttccttttcttctgatTTCAGTTGGCTAGTGAAGCGCTTGCACGAGCAGCTCTGGTAATGACTTACATGGACAATATGTCAAGAAACTTAGTGTACAAAATGCAGTCGGTTGTCTTTCCAGTTTTTAGCTAACCTGAATAGCATGTATTGCAGGACCGGCGCTCCCAAGATAATATCAGCATTGTAATTGCTGATTTGGGGTATGCACCTGTCTGTACTTGTTTGATTCTACTATTGTTACTTGTAGCAGTTTTGTGTTGTTCCGACCTTCCCAACGTGAACAAGCATGAGGCATCGTGTTCCTGGTTTTGCATTTATGCTTACTTGGTCTTAGCTTTCTTTATTTAGGAAGCACATTTTGCAGATTGAAAGTAAATGTATCCCTGATGTTTCTC carries:
- the LOC119984166 gene encoding protein ABIL2-like isoform X1; translation: MTVSSFPSEPSNYDEVSVQQSLLFSDSLKDLKNLRTQLYSAAEYFELSYNNDDQKEMMVETLKDYAIKALVNTVDHLGSVTYKVNDLLDEKVDEVSGTELRVSCIEQRLRTCQEYIDHEGISQQSLVINTPKYHKRYILPVGETVDGTNCTKLKYQGCSLDDEDDWHQFRNAVRTTIQEMPTSTSVGRGRSPSPSLHPPQRAAPPQRSATFSFTSTMGREELDKHTVSPRRFPLLRSVSSRPKTPNSSRPTTPNMPAKWYPSEPWKSASMHIQAERESPKESEQIPSKSKRLLKALLSRRKSKKDDMLDTYLDEY
- the LOC119984166 gene encoding protein ABIL2-like isoform X2 → MRSQCSKACSFLIVSRMVETLKDYAIKALVNTVDHLGSVTYKVNDLLDEKVDEVSGTELRVSCIEQRLRTCQEYIDHEGISQQSLVINTPKYHKRYILPVGETVDGTNCTKLKYQGCSLDDEDDWHQFRNAVRTTIQEMPTSTSVGRGRSPSPSLHPPQRAAPPQRSATFSFTSTMGREELDKHTVSPRRFPLLRSVSSRPKTPNSSRPTTPNMPAKWYPSEPWKSASMHIQAERESPKESEQIPSKSKRLLKALLSRRKSKKDDMLDTYLDEY
- the LOC119984167 gene encoding uncharacterized protein LOC119984167 isoform X2, coding for MSVFVLFKCRERQPSTDESRQHKSVWAHCRVKQKERPNTMAGKAHVKPAHSLKKNFKVEVVETRTLHRLEPHNIRPSDFTVTYSFCCVFEEGGEVAAATVASMASHYQSQWEFSCDFEVDFQSQENASIVYAALAVDKELQPDKVQRQMTVSDGKLSVHFEAVEARFLRASLSALVDVLTLATKTLEEFGQKMAS
- the LOC119984167 gene encoding uncharacterized protein LOC119984167 isoform X1 — its product is MSVFVLFKCRERQPSTDESRQHKSVWAHCRVKQKERPNTMAGKAHVKPAHSLKKNFKVEVVETRTLHRLEPHNIRPSDFTVTYSFCCVFEEGGEVAAATVASMASHYQSQWEFSCVFACSDFEVDFQSQENASIVYAALAVDKELQPDKVQRQMTVSDGKLSVHFEAVEARFLRASLSALVDVLTLATKTLEEFGQKMAS
- the LOC119984165 gene encoding RNA-binding KH domain-containing protein RCF3-like, producing the protein MERSRSKRNYYYDQEYDADMGKTKPRFNHHHAGPPPNNRRGGRQSKPQDSPINVTTSYRILCHDMKAGGVIGKSGSIIKSIRQHTGAWINVHELIPGDEERIIEISDTRRRDPDGRMPSFSPAQEALFLIHERILESDAQFPWVGYGGNEEEEYGGGGGGRGGNANRVATRLVVSRMHVGSLLGKGGKIIEQMRMETKTQIRILPRDHNLPRCVSVSEEIVQVVGDMNSVKNAIEIISSRLRESQHRDRSHFHGRIHSPEQVFPPDDDYIPLINNTARRSSMDGPHFGPRLSAAGYRNNNYGHRPSGYAIESGVVPVIANAQTFYGEDLVFRILCPIDKVDRVVGETDGILDLLQNEIGVDVKVADPVDGSDEQIIIISSEEGPDDELFPAQEALLHIQTRIVDLVPDKDGIITTRLLVSSSEIGCLEGREGSLSEMNKLTGANLHILPKEELPGCVSATDELVQIVGEIKAARDALVEVTLRLRRELYREFFQKDTIPSISAPGPVGSTLSVETASPNNITPAHGGLTGSGIAPTTYQNIQITATAQPSKEAGGSAGETVKQIETERREDAPVPVSRIPVPLITRSTFEVVIPDYAVPKLITKSKNKLAQISEISGANVTVVEDRPEVTQKIIQISGTPEQAERAQSLLQGYFLSMQEDGP